From Nymphaea colorata isolate Beijing-Zhang1983 chromosome 6, ASM883128v2, whole genome shotgun sequence, a single genomic window includes:
- the LOC116255894 gene encoding heavy metal-associated isoprenylated plant protein 6-like produces MKWVIEANIDCCDGCRERVEKYLKRVQGVESVDLYPEESKVVVTGDVDPTIVLAAVKKVKKEARMLTKDASAKNLSALVDAYDNRKKKIIPVDAVIPMKEAASKKAIVIYKPPKPSDGKDKVASETKTYGLNLYAYGFGAGVYYKCNKTYKK; encoded by the exons ATG AAGTGGGTGATTGAAGCCAACATCGACTGCTGCGACGGCTGCCGGGAAAGAGTGGAAAAGTACCTGAAACGCGTTCAAG GAGTTGAATCTGTGGATTTGTACCCTGAAGAAAGCAAGGTGGTGGTGACTGGAGACGTTGATCCCACCATCGTCCTCGCTGCCGTcaagaaagtgaaaaaggaaGCCCGAATGCTGACAAAGGACGCGTCTGCGAAGAACTTGTCAGCCCTGGTTGATGCATATgacaacagaaagaaaaagatcataCCAGTAGATGCAGTAATTCCCATGAAAGAAGCAGCATCTAAGAAAGCCATAGTAATATATAAACCCCCAAAGCCATCGGATGGCAAGGACAAGGTTGCCTCGGAGACGAAGACCTATGGTTTAAATCTCTACGCATATGGGTTTGGTGCAGGCGTCTACTACAAATGCAACAAGACTTACAAAAAGTAG
- the LOC116256526 gene encoding DNA-repair protein XRCC1 isoform X2 — MLIMANEKVGHGNGNERNARRNLPSWMGSKDKTDPAQDEVTNISSVKGGKSSSNVSKFNKKSAAQGETATKIDASCFSKLLKGAVFVLSGFVNPERSMLRSQALEMGAEYRPDWDSTCTLLVCAFPNTPKFRQVANDCGTIVSKDWVVDCYNQKKLVEIDSYLMNAGKPWRKTYLENSASHAASETVQRTPTTEVAASPISKGETSRKDFIASSKVKELAFEDLKDTISWLQNQEETPEASEVEKIAAGGIIACLQDVIDAFKENQEVDHVVGDWKFVPRVVRELQKCKEKVGTDAVLRQELYEHALTCKHIYEKEFERVEKSEPARKKLKKDVQIDGNEDYDSEKTEIMTDDEGSDSDATVELNEEELKVVHDKILAKHSKNL; from the exons ATGTTGATCATGGCTAATGAGAAAGTAGGTCATGGAAATGGGAATGAGAGAAATGCAAGGAGGAACCTTCCTTCATGGATGGGCTCTAAAGATAAGACCG ATCCTGCTCAGGATGAGGTGACCAACATTTCATCAGTGAAAGGTGGTAAGTCATCATCTAATGTTTCCAAGTTCAACAAGAAATCTGCTGCACAAGGGGAAACTGCAACTAAGATCGATGCTTCATGCTTTTCAAAACTTTTG AAAGGTGCAGTCTTTGTACTGTCTGGATTTGTTAATCCAGAACGCAGTATGTTACGTTCCCAAGCACTGGAAATGGGTGCTGAATACAGACCTGACTGGGATTCTACGTGTACACTGCTTGTTTGTGCATTTCCGAATACTCCAAAGTTCAGACAAGTGGCAAATGATTGTGGAACAATTGTCTCAAAG GATTGGGTTGTGGATTGCTACAATCAGAAGAAGCTTGTTGAGATTGATAGTTACCTGATGAATGCTGGAAAACCTTGGAGGAAAACTT ATTTAGAAAACTCAGCATCTCATGCTGCATCTGAAACAGTGCAAAGGACACCTACAACAGAAGTTGCAGCTTCTCCCATATCTAAG GGTGAAACTTCTAGAAAGGATTTCATTGCTTCCTCAAAAGTGAAGGAATTGgcttttgaagatctgaaggaTACTATATCATGGCTGCAAAATCAAGAAGAGACA CCAGAGGCAAGTGAAGTAGAGAAGATTGCGGCAGGTGGAATTATTGCTTGTCTTCAGGATGTTATAGATGCTTTCAAGGAAAACCAG GAGGTTGATCATGTTGTTGGAGATTGGAAATTTGTTCCTCGAGTTGTACGGGAGCTACAAAAATGCAAGGAGAAAGTTGGAACTGATGCAGTGTTAAGGCAAGAGCTTTATGAACATGCTCTCACCTGTAAGCACATATACGAGAAGGAATTTGAGAGGGTAGAGAAGAGCGAGCCTGCAAGAAAGAAGCTGAAGAAAGATGTCCAGATTGATGGCAATGAGGATTATGACTCAGAGAAAACAGAGATTATGACGGATGATGAAGGCTCCGATAGTGATGCAACAGTTGAATTGAACGAAGAAGAGCTTAAGGTAGTCCATGACAAAATCCTTGCTAAGCACTCAAAAAACTTATGA
- the LOC116256333 gene encoding protein PHOSPHATE STARVATION RESPONSE 1-like isoform X2 — METRPVFPIQSSEAKQMSDMASSVGRSSVSLLSTRLEEQYSKLADFQQVSFENEPWRNPIAQDEASTMSSSGIIGSTFSTKSGLTSDAQYTDSSPQWHPRSDLLLPQVSNNETSFGQPLSSCSALFQSGSPRNFTRESNNAMWPEESFFLDFCDPVGGQDGQVQGDVTTVPQGQAGHSELAEWANQFMTNDSLGVNGWNQLIVEPDPEPKEGKAPSTFTVSQPKINQQVPSLSGEAHTASPSIANGNQNKPRMRWTPELHERFIDAVNCLGGSEKATPKAVLNHMNVEGLTIYHVKSHLQKYRTARYRPETSEVNVEKRTRLEEVSSLDLKTSIEITEALRLQMEVQKRLHEQLEIQRNLQLRIEEQGRYLQLMIEKQCMSADKLKMHSSLDDETTAGPSDIAKSSIKNVPTEKDPTGKEIHIVSEKAEDDAQNSSIRQMMPEMGLPNCSGEMTDWQDPPPTKRSKASLN, encoded by the exons ATGGAAACTCGGCCAGTTTTTCCTATTCAGAGTTCAGAAGCAAAACAGATGAGTGATATGGCTTCATCTGTAGGAAGATCGTCTGTGTCACTGTTGTCTACACGCCTTGAAGAACAGTATTCAAAATTGGCAGATTTTCAACAAGTTTCATTTGAAAATGAACCTTGGAGGAACCCCATAGCACAGGATGAAGCATCTACCATGTCAAGCAGTGGCATTATTGGAAGTACGTTTTCAACAAAGTCAGGCTTGACTAGTGATGCACAGTATACTGATTCTTCTCCACAATGGCATCCCAGAAGTGATCTACTTTTGCCTCAGGTGTCAAATAATGAAACATCTTTTGGCCAGCCGCTTAGTTCATGCTCCGCATTGTTTCAAAGTGGTTCACCCAgaaattttacaagagaaaGCAACAATGCAATGTGGCCAGAAGAATcattctttcttgatttttgtgaTCCAGTTGGTGGTCAAGATGGACAGGTTCAAGGTGATGTTACAACTGTCCCTCAAGGGCAGGCTGGTCATAGTGAGCTTGCAGAATGGGCCAATCAGTTTATGACGAATGATTCTTTAGGAGTCAATGGTTGGAATCAATTGATTGTTGAACCTGATCCAGAGCCAAAG GAAGGTAAAGCACCTTCCACATTCACAGTTAGCCAACCTAAAATCAATCAACAGGTTCCAAGTCTTTCAGGAGAGGCTCATACAGCAAGCCCATCAATTGCAAATGGGAACCAGAACAAGCCTCGCATGCGCTGGACCCCAGAACTCCATGAACGCTTTATTGATGCTGTGAACTGTCTTGGGGGCAGTGAAA AGGCAACCCCAAAAGCTGTTTTGAATCATATGAATGTTGAGGGCTTGACCATTTACCATGTTAAAAGTCACTTACAG AAATATCGAACAGCTAGGTACAGGCCAGAAACTTCTGAAG TAAATGTGGAGAAAAGGACAAGACTCGAGGAAGTGTCATCTCTAGACCTGAAAAC GAGCATTGAGATTACTGAAGCGTTGCGACTACAGATGGAGGTCCAGAAGCGTTTGCATGAACAACTGGAG ATTCAGAGAAACCTACAGTTGCGAATTGAAGAACAGGGCCGGTATCTCCAGTTGATGATTGAAAAACAATGCATGTCTGCGGACAAGTTGAAAATGCATTCTTCGTTGGATGATGAGACCACTGCTGGTCCCTCTGACATAGCCAAGTCTTCCATAAAAAATGTTCCAACGGAAAAAGATCCAACGGGGAAAGAAATACATATTGTTTCTGAAAAGGCAGAAGACGATGCTCAAAATTCTAGCATTAGACAGATGATGCCTGAAATGGGTCTGCCAAATTGCAGTGGGGAAATGACTGATTGGCAGGACCCACCACCCACCAAGCGCTCAAAGGCATCCTTGAACTAA
- the LOC116256110 gene encoding uncharacterized protein LOC116256110, translating into MTSRTRFHEPIPFMNTFQIFRKSIRFFLLQPTLFNSAAVFLFSPYAILFFASRFLDHYVQAVVSFSTSEATHYSLLHRDIYLPKKTFLLVISSIFTAVICLPSSLTFSLLAKAAAIKAVASTYSGPNTHAQRQAASGRWTTWFKLLQMHLRELMTYTALTFVFCICMVMLTTFCFAPMHSRTGITWLMIGVTGVPYCITLANITILYNLANVFTVLEVDCSGYLAFVKAKNLLQGRRHTALMMALVSKIILKVVESIFECRLHRGIGICEFLLLVSMYSSVLAMETTMNAVFYFSCKPQPSELI; encoded by the coding sequence ATGACCAGCAGAACCCGCTTTCACGAACCCATTCCTTTCATGAATACGTTTCAAATATTCAGAAAGAGCATcagatttttccttcttcaaccTACCTTGTTCAACTCCGCAGCGGTCTTCCTTTTCTCGCCATATGCCATCCTCTTCTTTGCATCTCGTTTCCTAGATCACTACGTTCAAGCCGTGGTGTCTTTCTCCACTTCTGAAGCAACCCATTACAGCTTACTGCATCGTGATATTTATCTTCCCAAAAAAACGTTCTTGTTGGTCATAAGCTCCATCTTTACAGCAGTCATCTGCCTGCCATCTtctctcactttctccctcCTAGCAAAGGCTGCCGCCATCAAAGCCGTAGCATCCACTTACAGTGGACCAAACACGCATGCACAGAGGCAAGCAGCAAGTGGAAGATGGACTACCTGGTTTAAACTGCTTCAAATGCATTTGAGGGAGTTGATGACTTACACTGCATTGACATTCGTATTCTGCATCTGCATGGTAATGTTAACAACGTTTTGTTTTGCACCAATGCATTCCAGGACAGGGATCACCTGGCTGATGATAGGAGTCACTGGGGTTCCATATTGCATCACCTTGGCTAATATAACGATCTTGTATAACTTGGCAAACGTGTTCACAGTTCTGGAGGTTGACTGCTCTGGCTATCTGGCCTTTGTTAAGGCCAAGAATCTGCTACAAGGTAGGAGGCACACAGCTCTTATGATGGCTTTGGTCAGTAAAATTATCTTAAAGGTTGTTGAGAGCATATTCGAGTGTAGGCTGCATAGAGGAATAGGGATATGTGAATTTCTCCTGCTAGTATCGATGTATTCTTCAGTTCTTGCCATGGAGACCACAATGAATGCTGTGTTTTATTTTAGCTGTAAACCCCAGCCTTCAGAGCTTATTTGA
- the LOC116256333 gene encoding protein PHOSPHATE STARVATION RESPONSE 1-like isoform X1, producing METRPVFPIQSSEAKQMSDMASSVGRSSVSLLSTRLEEQYSKLADFQQVSFENEPWRNPIAQDEASTMSSSGIIGSTFSTKSGLTSDAQYTDSSPQWHPRSDLLLPQVSNNETSFGQPLSSCSALFQSGSPRNFTRESNNAMWPEESFFLDFCDPVGGQDGQVQGDVTTVPQGQAGHSELAEWANQFMTNDSLGVNGWNQLIVEPDPEPKQEGKAPSTFTVSQPKINQQVPSLSGEAHTASPSIANGNQNKPRMRWTPELHERFIDAVNCLGGSEKATPKAVLNHMNVEGLTIYHVKSHLQKYRTARYRPETSEVNVEKRTRLEEVSSLDLKTSIEITEALRLQMEVQKRLHEQLEIQRNLQLRIEEQGRYLQLMIEKQCMSADKLKMHSSLDDETTAGPSDIAKSSIKNVPTEKDPTGKEIHIVSEKAEDDAQNSSIRQMMPEMGLPNCSGEMTDWQDPPPTKRSKASLN from the exons ATGGAAACTCGGCCAGTTTTTCCTATTCAGAGTTCAGAAGCAAAACAGATGAGTGATATGGCTTCATCTGTAGGAAGATCGTCTGTGTCACTGTTGTCTACACGCCTTGAAGAACAGTATTCAAAATTGGCAGATTTTCAACAAGTTTCATTTGAAAATGAACCTTGGAGGAACCCCATAGCACAGGATGAAGCATCTACCATGTCAAGCAGTGGCATTATTGGAAGTACGTTTTCAACAAAGTCAGGCTTGACTAGTGATGCACAGTATACTGATTCTTCTCCACAATGGCATCCCAGAAGTGATCTACTTTTGCCTCAGGTGTCAAATAATGAAACATCTTTTGGCCAGCCGCTTAGTTCATGCTCCGCATTGTTTCAAAGTGGTTCACCCAgaaattttacaagagaaaGCAACAATGCAATGTGGCCAGAAGAATcattctttcttgatttttgtgaTCCAGTTGGTGGTCAAGATGGACAGGTTCAAGGTGATGTTACAACTGTCCCTCAAGGGCAGGCTGGTCATAGTGAGCTTGCAGAATGGGCCAATCAGTTTATGACGAATGATTCTTTAGGAGTCAATGGTTGGAATCAATTGATTGTTGAACCTGATCCAGAGCCAAAG CAGGAAGGTAAAGCACCTTCCACATTCACAGTTAGCCAACCTAAAATCAATCAACAGGTTCCAAGTCTTTCAGGAGAGGCTCATACAGCAAGCCCATCAATTGCAAATGGGAACCAGAACAAGCCTCGCATGCGCTGGACCCCAGAACTCCATGAACGCTTTATTGATGCTGTGAACTGTCTTGGGGGCAGTGAAA AGGCAACCCCAAAAGCTGTTTTGAATCATATGAATGTTGAGGGCTTGACCATTTACCATGTTAAAAGTCACTTACAG AAATATCGAACAGCTAGGTACAGGCCAGAAACTTCTGAAG TAAATGTGGAGAAAAGGACAAGACTCGAGGAAGTGTCATCTCTAGACCTGAAAAC GAGCATTGAGATTACTGAAGCGTTGCGACTACAGATGGAGGTCCAGAAGCGTTTGCATGAACAACTGGAG ATTCAGAGAAACCTACAGTTGCGAATTGAAGAACAGGGCCGGTATCTCCAGTTGATGATTGAAAAACAATGCATGTCTGCGGACAAGTTGAAAATGCATTCTTCGTTGGATGATGAGACCACTGCTGGTCCCTCTGACATAGCCAAGTCTTCCATAAAAAATGTTCCAACGGAAAAAGATCCAACGGGGAAAGAAATACATATTGTTTCTGAAAAGGCAGAAGACGATGCTCAAAATTCTAGCATTAGACAGATGATGCCTGAAATGGGTCTGCCAAATTGCAGTGGGGAAATGACTGATTGGCAGGACCCACCACCCACCAAGCGCTCAAAGGCATCCTTGAACTAA
- the LOC116256108 gene encoding trihelix transcription factor ENAP2, producing the protein MRNGIEEEEEGEEVQEGMDDTEDDARYPPNPLGLNHHRSSSSHRPKLPVRNPTANNRAGYNDDEDDDDDEDGEEDDDPQRHRKRQQNPRMDEDEDEENEEEVPRGGREHAQRPEKHNYEFAPRPKRLQPPPPSFPRPGPADWTEAATNALLDIWGERFVQLGRKSLRSDEWHDVAEKVSAVAKIRLTDGQCRNRLDTLKKKYKREKSKLVESGGGSSRWVYFERMDSLMGSSPTPPPPPQPARQPLACGIDSGEYVFANSRGYMDQANGIDELGDSSESGSENDDAEDEDDDSDCPPPKKARPPPARARAEEDGLNDDAMSFRMLAESIQRFGEIYEKIENSKRQQMIELEKMRMEFQRELETQRRQILERAQAEISRIQKNDKDADTSVTHASG; encoded by the coding sequence ATGAGAAACGGGatagaggaggaggaggagggggaggaagTGCAAGAGGGAATGGATGATACGGAGGATGATGCTCGCTACCCACCTAACCCGCTTGGCCTCAACCACCATCGTTCTTCGTCCTCGCACCGCCCCAAGCTCCCTGTCCGCAACCCAACTGCCAATAACCGCGCGGGCTACAACGATGACGAAgatgacgacgacgacgaaGATGGCGAGGAAGACGACGACCCCCAGCGCCACCGGAAGCGGCAGCAGAACCCCAGGATggatgaggatgaggatgaggaaAACGAGGAAGAGGTGCCACGCGGTGGTAGGGAGCACGCCCAGCGGCCGGAGAAGCACAATTACGAGTTCGCGCCCCGGCCGAAGCGGTTGCAGCCACCGCCCCCTTCGTTTCCGCGTCCGGGGCCGGCCGATTGGACCGAGGCAGCAACCAACGCTCTGCTTGACATTTGGGGCGAACGGTTCGTGCAGCTCGGCAGGAAGAGTCTTCGCTCCGACGAGTGGCATGACGTCGCCGAGAAGGTGTCGGCGGTCGCCAAGATCCGCCTTACAGACGGGCAGTGTCGGAATCGCCTCGATACGCTGAAGAAGAAGTACAAGAGGGAGAAGTCGAAGCTCGTCGAGTCCGGCGGTGGTAGCAGCCGGTGGGTCTACTTCGAGCGGATGGATTCGCTTATGGGCTCGTCGCCCACGCCTCCGCCTCCTCCGCAGCCAGCGCGACAGCCTCTCGCTTGCGGGATCGACTCCGGCGAGTATGTTTTCGCGAATTCTAGGGGTTATATGGATCAGGCAAACGGAATTGACGAGTTAGGAGATAGCTCAGAGTCGGGATCGGAGAATGACGACGCAGAGGATGAGGATGACGACTCCGATTGCCCGCCGCCAAAGAAGGCGAGGCCACCCCCTGCCAGAGCAAGGGCGGAAGAAGACGGCTTGAACGACGATGCCATGTCCTTCCGTATGCTGGCTGAGTCTATACAAAGGTTTGGAGAGATCTACGAGAAGATTGAGAACAGCAAGAGGCAGCAGATGATCGAGTTGGAGAAAATGAGGATGGAGTTTCAGAGGGAACTGGAGACGCAAAGGAGGCAAATTTTGGAGAGGGCGCAGGCAGAGATTTCGAGGATACAGAAAAACGATAAGGATGCTGACACCTCTGTCACTCATGCAAGTGGGTGA
- the LOC116256526 gene encoding DNA-repair protein XRCC1 isoform X1 has protein sequence MHSLFCVDNIVPQPVIPQPVMLIMANEKVGHGNGNERNARRNLPSWMGSKDKTDPAQDEVTNISSVKGGKSSSNVSKFNKKSAAQGETATKIDASCFSKLLKGAVFVLSGFVNPERSMLRSQALEMGAEYRPDWDSTCTLLVCAFPNTPKFRQVANDCGTIVSKDWVVDCYNQKKLVEIDSYLMNAGKPWRKTYLENSASHAASETVQRTPTTEVAASPISKGETSRKDFIASSKVKELAFEDLKDTISWLQNQEETPEASEVEKIAAGGIIACLQDVIDAFKENQEVDHVVGDWKFVPRVVRELQKCKEKVGTDAVLRQELYEHALTCKHIYEKEFERVEKSEPARKKLKKDVQIDGNEDYDSEKTEIMTDDEGSDSDATVELNEEELKVVHDKILAKHSKNL, from the exons ATGCATTCTTTATTTTGTGTAG ATAATATTGTTCCACAGCCTGTTATTCCACAGCCTGTTATGTTGATCATGGCTAATGAGAAAGTAGGTCATGGAAATGGGAATGAGAGAAATGCAAGGAGGAACCTTCCTTCATGGATGGGCTCTAAAGATAAGACCG ATCCTGCTCAGGATGAGGTGACCAACATTTCATCAGTGAAAGGTGGTAAGTCATCATCTAATGTTTCCAAGTTCAACAAGAAATCTGCTGCACAAGGGGAAACTGCAACTAAGATCGATGCTTCATGCTTTTCAAAACTTTTG AAAGGTGCAGTCTTTGTACTGTCTGGATTTGTTAATCCAGAACGCAGTATGTTACGTTCCCAAGCACTGGAAATGGGTGCTGAATACAGACCTGACTGGGATTCTACGTGTACACTGCTTGTTTGTGCATTTCCGAATACTCCAAAGTTCAGACAAGTGGCAAATGATTGTGGAACAATTGTCTCAAAG GATTGGGTTGTGGATTGCTACAATCAGAAGAAGCTTGTTGAGATTGATAGTTACCTGATGAATGCTGGAAAACCTTGGAGGAAAACTT ATTTAGAAAACTCAGCATCTCATGCTGCATCTGAAACAGTGCAAAGGACACCTACAACAGAAGTTGCAGCTTCTCCCATATCTAAG GGTGAAACTTCTAGAAAGGATTTCATTGCTTCCTCAAAAGTGAAGGAATTGgcttttgaagatctgaaggaTACTATATCATGGCTGCAAAATCAAGAAGAGACA CCAGAGGCAAGTGAAGTAGAGAAGATTGCGGCAGGTGGAATTATTGCTTGTCTTCAGGATGTTATAGATGCTTTCAAGGAAAACCAG GAGGTTGATCATGTTGTTGGAGATTGGAAATTTGTTCCTCGAGTTGTACGGGAGCTACAAAAATGCAAGGAGAAAGTTGGAACTGATGCAGTGTTAAGGCAAGAGCTTTATGAACATGCTCTCACCTGTAAGCACATATACGAGAAGGAATTTGAGAGGGTAGAGAAGAGCGAGCCTGCAAGAAAGAAGCTGAAGAAAGATGTCCAGATTGATGGCAATGAGGATTATGACTCAGAGAAAACAGAGATTATGACGGATGATGAAGGCTCCGATAGTGATGCAACAGTTGAATTGAACGAAGAAGAGCTTAAGGTAGTCCATGACAAAATCCTTGCTAAGCACTCAAAAAACTTATGA